A window from Balaenoptera musculus isolate JJ_BM4_2016_0621 chromosome 8, mBalMus1.pri.v3, whole genome shotgun sequence encodes these proteins:
- the SYT12 gene encoding synaptotagmin-12 isoform X1, which yields MLRQPLETRVSAPAAGVMAVDMAEYHLSVIKSPPDWEVGVYAAGALALLGIAAVSLWKLWTSGSFPSPSPFPNYDYRYLQQKYGENYAEARQKRVPAWNAQRTSTRGPPSRKGSLSIEDTFESISELGPLELMGRELDLAPYGALRKSQSADSLNSISSVSNTFGQDFTLGQVEVSMDYDAASHTLHVAVLQGKDLLEREEASFESCFMRVSLLPEEQIVGISRIQRNAYSIFFDEKFSIPLDPAALEEKSLRFSVFGIDEDERNVSTGVVELKLSVLDLPLQPFGGWLYLQDQNKAADAVGEILLSLSYLPTAERLTVVVVKAKNLIWTNDKTTADPFVKVYLLQDGRKMSKKKTAVKRDDPNPVFNEAMIFSVPAIVLQDLSLRVTVAESSSDGRGDNVGHVIIGPSASGMGTTHWNQMLATLRRPVSMWHPVRRN from the exons tCTCAGCCCCTGCGGCGGGCGTCATGGCTGTGGACATGGCAGAATACCACCTGAGCG TCATCAAGAGCCCCCCGGACTGGGAAGTGGGTGTCTATGCTGCCGGGGCCCTGGCACTGCTGGGAATTGCAGCTGTGAGCCTGTGGAAGCTCTGGACGTCGGGGagcttccccagcccctccccgttCCCAAACTACGACTACAGGTACCTTCAGCAGAAGTATGGTGAGAACTACGCAGAGGCCCGGCAGAAG AGAGTGCCTGCCTGGAATGCCCAGCGGACCAGCACTAGGGGGCCACCCAGTCGCAAAGGCAGCCTCAGCATTGAGGACACCTTTGAGAGCATCAGCGAGCTGGGACCCCTGGAGCTGATGGGCCGTGAGCTGGACCTGGCCCCCTACGGGGCCCTCCGAAAATCCCAGTCGGCCGACTCCCTGAACTCCATCTCCTCCGTGAGCAACACCTTCGGGCAGGACTTCACGCTGGGCCAGGTGGAGGTGAGCATGGACTACGATGCCGCCTCCCACACCCTCCACGTGGCTGTGCTGCAGGGCAAGGACCTCCTGGAGCGGGAGGAAGCCAGCTTTGAGTCCTGCTTCATGCGCGTCAGCCTGCTGCCGGAGGAGCAGATCGTGGGCATTTCCCGG ATCCAGAGGAACGCCTACTCCATCTTCTTCGACGAGAAGTTCTCCATCCCCCTGGACCCTGCAGCCCTGGAGGAGAAGAGCCTGCGGTTTTCCGTGTTTGGCATCGATGAAGATGAGCGGAATGTGAGCACAGGGGTGGTGGAGCTGAAGCTTTCTGTGCTTGACCTCCCGCTGCAGCCCTTCGGCGGCTGGCTCTACCTACAGGACCAGAACAAG GCCGCCGACGCTGTGGGCGAGATCCTGCTGTCCCTCAGCTACCTCCCGACGGCCGAGCGCCTTACAGTGGTCGTGGTGAAAGCCAAGAATCTCATCTGGACCAACGACAAGACCACAGCGG ACCCTTTCGTCAAGGTGTACCTGCTGCAGGATGGGAGGAAGATGAGCAAAAAGAAGACGGCTGTGAAGAGAGACGACCCTAACCCAGTGTTCAATGAAGCCATGATCTTCTCAGTGCCAGCCATTGTGCTCCAG GACCTGTCTCTCCGTGTGACGGTAGCTGAGAGCAGCAGTGATGGCCGTGGGGACAACGTGGGCCACGTCATCATCGGGCCATCGGCCAGTGGCATGGGCACCACGCACTGGAACCAGATGCTGGCCACGCTGCGCAGGCCCGTGTCCATGTGGCACCCTGTCCGGCGAAACTAG
- the SYT12 gene encoding synaptotagmin-12 isoform X2, with product MAVDMAEYHLSVIKSPPDWEVGVYAAGALALLGIAAVSLWKLWTSGSFPSPSPFPNYDYRYLQQKYGENYAEARQKRVPAWNAQRTSTRGPPSRKGSLSIEDTFESISELGPLELMGRELDLAPYGALRKSQSADSLNSISSVSNTFGQDFTLGQVEVSMDYDAASHTLHVAVLQGKDLLEREEASFESCFMRVSLLPEEQIVGISRIQRNAYSIFFDEKFSIPLDPAALEEKSLRFSVFGIDEDERNVSTGVVELKLSVLDLPLQPFGGWLYLQDQNKAADAVGEILLSLSYLPTAERLTVVVVKAKNLIWTNDKTTADPFVKVYLLQDGRKMSKKKTAVKRDDPNPVFNEAMIFSVPAIVLQDLSLRVTVAESSSDGRGDNVGHVIIGPSASGMGTTHWNQMLATLRRPVSMWHPVRRN from the exons ATGGCTGTGGACATGGCAGAATACCACCTGAGCG TCATCAAGAGCCCCCCGGACTGGGAAGTGGGTGTCTATGCTGCCGGGGCCCTGGCACTGCTGGGAATTGCAGCTGTGAGCCTGTGGAAGCTCTGGACGTCGGGGagcttccccagcccctccccgttCCCAAACTACGACTACAGGTACCTTCAGCAGAAGTATGGTGAGAACTACGCAGAGGCCCGGCAGAAG AGAGTGCCTGCCTGGAATGCCCAGCGGACCAGCACTAGGGGGCCACCCAGTCGCAAAGGCAGCCTCAGCATTGAGGACACCTTTGAGAGCATCAGCGAGCTGGGACCCCTGGAGCTGATGGGCCGTGAGCTGGACCTGGCCCCCTACGGGGCCCTCCGAAAATCCCAGTCGGCCGACTCCCTGAACTCCATCTCCTCCGTGAGCAACACCTTCGGGCAGGACTTCACGCTGGGCCAGGTGGAGGTGAGCATGGACTACGATGCCGCCTCCCACACCCTCCACGTGGCTGTGCTGCAGGGCAAGGACCTCCTGGAGCGGGAGGAAGCCAGCTTTGAGTCCTGCTTCATGCGCGTCAGCCTGCTGCCGGAGGAGCAGATCGTGGGCATTTCCCGG ATCCAGAGGAACGCCTACTCCATCTTCTTCGACGAGAAGTTCTCCATCCCCCTGGACCCTGCAGCCCTGGAGGAGAAGAGCCTGCGGTTTTCCGTGTTTGGCATCGATGAAGATGAGCGGAATGTGAGCACAGGGGTGGTGGAGCTGAAGCTTTCTGTGCTTGACCTCCCGCTGCAGCCCTTCGGCGGCTGGCTCTACCTACAGGACCAGAACAAG GCCGCCGACGCTGTGGGCGAGATCCTGCTGTCCCTCAGCTACCTCCCGACGGCCGAGCGCCTTACAGTGGTCGTGGTGAAAGCCAAGAATCTCATCTGGACCAACGACAAGACCACAGCGG ACCCTTTCGTCAAGGTGTACCTGCTGCAGGATGGGAGGAAGATGAGCAAAAAGAAGACGGCTGTGAAGAGAGACGACCCTAACCCAGTGTTCAATGAAGCCATGATCTTCTCAGTGCCAGCCATTGTGCTCCAG GACCTGTCTCTCCGTGTGACGGTAGCTGAGAGCAGCAGTGATGGCCGTGGGGACAACGTGGGCCACGTCATCATCGGGCCATCGGCCAGTGGCATGGGCACCACGCACTGGAACCAGATGCTGGCCACGCTGCGCAGGCCCGTGTCCATGTGGCACCCTGTCCGGCGAAACTAG
- the SYT12 gene encoding synaptotagmin-12 isoform X3 produces MGRELDLAPYGALRKSQSADSLNSISSVSNTFGQDFTLGQVEVSMDYDAASHTLHVAVLQGKDLLEREEASFESCFMRVSLLPEEQIVGISRIQRNAYSIFFDEKFSIPLDPAALEEKSLRFSVFGIDEDERNVSTGVVELKLSVLDLPLQPFGGWLYLQDQNKAADAVGEILLSLSYLPTAERLTVVVVKAKNLIWTNDKTTADPFVKVYLLQDGRKMSKKKTAVKRDDPNPVFNEAMIFSVPAIVLQDLSLRVTVAESSSDGRGDNVGHVIIGPSASGMGTTHWNQMLATLRRPVSMWHPVRRN; encoded by the exons ATGGGCCGTGAGCTGGACCTGGCCCCCTACGGGGCCCTCCGAAAATCCCAGTCGGCCGACTCCCTGAACTCCATCTCCTCCGTGAGCAACACCTTCGGGCAGGACTTCACGCTGGGCCAGGTGGAGGTGAGCATGGACTACGATGCCGCCTCCCACACCCTCCACGTGGCTGTGCTGCAGGGCAAGGACCTCCTGGAGCGGGAGGAAGCCAGCTTTGAGTCCTGCTTCATGCGCGTCAGCCTGCTGCCGGAGGAGCAGATCGTGGGCATTTCCCGG ATCCAGAGGAACGCCTACTCCATCTTCTTCGACGAGAAGTTCTCCATCCCCCTGGACCCTGCAGCCCTGGAGGAGAAGAGCCTGCGGTTTTCCGTGTTTGGCATCGATGAAGATGAGCGGAATGTGAGCACAGGGGTGGTGGAGCTGAAGCTTTCTGTGCTTGACCTCCCGCTGCAGCCCTTCGGCGGCTGGCTCTACCTACAGGACCAGAACAAG GCCGCCGACGCTGTGGGCGAGATCCTGCTGTCCCTCAGCTACCTCCCGACGGCCGAGCGCCTTACAGTGGTCGTGGTGAAAGCCAAGAATCTCATCTGGACCAACGACAAGACCACAGCGG ACCCTTTCGTCAAGGTGTACCTGCTGCAGGATGGGAGGAAGATGAGCAAAAAGAAGACGGCTGTGAAGAGAGACGACCCTAACCCAGTGTTCAATGAAGCCATGATCTTCTCAGTGCCAGCCATTGTGCTCCAG GACCTGTCTCTCCGTGTGACGGTAGCTGAGAGCAGCAGTGATGGCCGTGGGGACAACGTGGGCCACGTCATCATCGGGCCATCGGCCAGTGGCATGGGCACCACGCACTGGAACCAGATGCTGGCCACGCTGCGCAGGCCCGTGTCCATGTGGCACCCTGTCCGGCGAAACTAG